GCGATTTGCAGTTCCTTTAAAGTAGCCAACAACCGATGAGGTGCTTCGTAAAAAAGCAGCGTCCCAGGATACGAAGAGGCTTCTTCCAAAAGAACTCGTCTTTTTTTAGTTGTTTTGGGCAAAAAGCCCAAAAATTGAAACTGCTCGCTTGGCAGACCTGACGCAATCAACGCCGTCAACGCCGCATTGGCGCCTGGCAAAGGCACCACCGGCACGCCCGCCTCTAGCGCCAGTCTGACAAGATCCGCTCCTGGGTCAGCAATGCCCGGCATGCCTGCATCACTGACCAACGCAATGCTTTCGCCGGCTAGCAGGCGCTGCAATAGCTCTGGTCCACGTTCCGCTTTATTATGTTCGTGATAGCTCACCAAGGGTTTATGTATTTCAAAGTGGGTGAGCAATTTACGCGAATGGCGAGTATCCTCCGCCGCTACCACGTCCGCTTCCCGCAATATGCGCAGCACCCTCAAAGTAATGTCTTCCAGATTGCCAATAGGAGTAGGGCATAAATACAACATTCCCGGATGCATGACCATCCTCCTCATTCTTCATTGAATCCGCGTCGGCACAGCCTCATAACAAGCCAGTAATTGAGCCGTATAGGCGCCATCGGCTTCATATACTATCAGCGGCGCCAGCGCCTCCAGCCCCGGACGTCCGCCATGTATGCCTTCTATCAACAGCAAATTAGCCGGCGCTCCGGCTCGAGGCTGCACTAGTTGTAACCGTTTGGGCTCCAGCTTTTCTTCCCTCATCGCCGCCAGCACATCCACCATTCTATCCGCCCGATGCACTAATGCCACGCGGCCCCGAAACCGCACCAGTCGCCGCGCCGCTTTCAGTACATCAATCAACGTCGCCGTAACCTCTTGGCGAGCCAGGCCCTTTTGCACACTTCCCCGCCCTCTTTCGGGCTGAAAGTAAGGAGGATTGGCAACAACAACATCCCAAACACCTCTAGTCAGTTGAGGCAGCGTCTGTCGATAATCACCACAATACACTTGAATTTGGTCGCTGCGATGGCTCAAATGAATGCTCCGCGCCGCTCGGCTGGCCGCTGCCTCATCCAATTCCACCGCGGCTACTGCTCTTGCGCCTCGCGCAGCCAGCAGCAAAGAAATAGCGCCGTTTCCAGCCCCCAGATCTACTACCTGATCTTGCGAACGCAACCGTACAAAATGAGCCAGTAATACAGCATCCAGGGAAAAGCAAAAAGACCTGGGATGCTGTATAATGCGCAGCCCTCCCAGGCCCAAGTCGTCTACCCGCTCCGGGCGATGCAGACGTACCCCAATCATGCTTTTTCCGCCACTTCTTCCCAGGACAACTGTACCATACCGCCCTGATCCGCCAGTTCCACCGTCGCCATATGCTTGTTGTTGCTGACAATGGTAACTTTTCCTTCGCCTTGTGGCGTCATCACGGTGCTGCCCACTTTCGGGGGCTGCGCCCTCTTGCAGCATTTGCGATATCCATCGCTCTCATATTTCAAGCAACACATCAATCGTCCGCAAATACCGGAAATTTTCGTAGGATTTAAAGAAAGATTTTGCTCTTTGGCCATACGAATAGATACTGGCTCAAAATCGCCCAAGAACGTAGCGCAGCACAAAGGTCTCCCGCAGCAACCTATACCGCCCATCATTTTAGCTTCATCGCGAACGCCAATCTGACGCAGTTCAATACGAGTGCGGAATACGGCTGCCAAATCCTTGACAAGCTCCCGGAAATCAATCCGTCCATCAGCGGTAAAATAGAAGATAATCTTATTAACATCAAAAGTATATTCTACATCCACCAATTTCATTGGCAGTTTGTGCTCTTCAATCTTTTTCTCACAAACCTTGAAGGCTTCTTCTTCCTTCGCCTTGTTTTGTTTGACCTTTTCCTTATCCTTGTGGTTAGCTTTGCGCAGCACCGACTTCAACGGTTGGACTACGCTTTCGTCTTCCACGTCCCGTACCGGTATGACCACTTCGCCAAATTCCAGTCCTCGGGCTGTTTCCACAATGACGGCGTCACCTAACGCCAATGTTCCCTCGCTAGGAGCAAAATAATAAATCTTGCCCGCTTTTTTAAAACGAACGCCTATTACCTTCGGCATAAAAACCCGAACCCTCCTTCGCTTCACTCACGGCAAGCCACAATGCCTCTAAGGCCAGCCGCAGCACGGCGTGAAACCGTATATTTCTGCGCGTTTCCTCGACAGCATGCAAGGCCTGCGTCAACCCCTTATCAGTCCACTGCTGAGACTCCTGGTGCAATTCTTCCTCCAGGTCCGGATGAAATAATGGTATCGCCGCTTGTTGCCGCAGTACCAGCATATCACGTAACAGCAAGGAAAGATAGCGTAATCGCAGTTGGACCTGCGGCCGCTCCTCCTTGCCCCAGAGCTCTCCAAGGCGCCAAGCCGCCTTCCCCCTGGCCTTCAACGCCTGCCAAACCTCATCCCGCAAGGTCTGTCGCCCTTCTTCTAAAAAGAGCAAAGCCTCCCCCAGACTGCCAGCAGCCACACTGGACGCCAAAGAGGCTGCTTCCGGCGTGAAGCCCCGACTCTGCAGCATGGTCTCAAGAAGCGGCGCCGCTAACTTTTGCAACGGCACTAGGCAACAGCGTGAACGCACCGTCGGCAACAATTGCTCTACCCGTTGCGCCAAGAGCATAAAGTAAACTCCCGCCGGCGGTTCCTCCAACATTTTCAGCAAGCTATTGGCAGCTTCCTGATTCATCAGCTCGGCTCCGTCAATAAGCACAAAAAAACGCGCCTGACCGCCACTCAGCAATAAACGCGGTAACAAGTCGCGTATTTGGCTGATTTTTATGGCTGTTCCTTCTGGCCGCAGCACCTGCATTTGACCGTGCTCTTCCAGTTCCACCTGCCGACAAGACGGACAAACGCCACAAGGGCGGTCTTGTTCCCGACACAACAATGCCGCTATGAGCGTCTTGGCCGCCAACCGCTTGCCGATTCCGTCAATACCGGTGAATAAAAAGGCATGGGGCGATTGTTCCTGCCGCAGCATCTGCTGCAACGCCGCTACGGCACTATCTTGTCCCTTCAATGATTCCCAGCGCAGCATCATGTATAAAGATCTACCAGCATGCCGCGGATGGCATCTAGTTTTCCCATGATTTCCAATTGCTGCGACTGCCCTTGCCGCACATCTTCCGTCAAGCCGGATAAATTTTCGTCAATCTGCTTTACCAGCGTGTATACTTTCCGACGTCCAAATCGATCCCACCCTGTTTGCGATTGCAGATTATACATGCGGCCTACGGCTTCGCCTACAAAACGCTGCACCAATTGACGGTACTTTTTTAGTTCCCCGTAGGTCGGCACTTGCCCCAACTGCTCGCCTTGCGTCGTGATCTCATCCAGCAGTTTCCCCATGCGCTCCATATAGCCATCATCATTGGCTTTGCTTAAGCTGGCGGAAAAACTCCGTCCACTTTTTTCGGCACGCTGACCGCTTTCTTTTTCCTTGGGCAAGGGAATGGAGGAAATGCCTCTCGGATCAATTTTCATAGTTCATCCTCCTTATGGAACCACTGGCAAGCGATTCCATGAACAGCAGCCAGTTTGTTACACTTTTATATTATATCGGATCATCTCGCCGGAGAAAATATACCTAATAAACAAGTTATGCTATAATTAGTCCGATTATGCAAAAAAAGGAGGCTTTTTATGAGCCGCATGATTGCTGGCGAACTATTAGCCGGTATTATTTATGGAGATACGACGAATCAAGAATACGTTTATTTGCCAGCAGGAGAAGTAGGCAGTGAACCAGGTGTCTGTATTTTTGAATCTCACGAATCTCGCCAAGATCTTTCTCTAGAAGAAGCAGCCCACCTGGCGGCCCGTCTTTCTTTACGTCCTGTGCAGCATCCCCGTATGGGACCTCGTTCTTTTTAGCTGCCGCAAGAGCAAAGCTCTAACGCTCTAGTTAAAATTTCCTTATGAATCTCTTCGACGCAACGCAGCTTTCCTTGCGGTGCACAGTTTACTTGCTGCCACCCATATTGTACAGCCAACTGCCGATATAAGGAATAACATGCTTCTAAATATGCCGTGTCTTGCTCATGAATGTCCCGCTTGCGCTGTTCACTTTCTCTAGCGGCAATCAACACTGCACTGAGCGCAGGAGGAACGTCTAAAAAGAAGACTGCATCCGGCACAGGCAAGGCAAATTTTTCAAATTCTAAATCCCACAACCAACTCAAAAAATCCTTTCTTGGCTCACCTGGCGGCACTTTGACCGCTTGATGCACCATATTGGATGTTGCATACCGGTCGGCGATAACAATACCGCCTTGCCGATAAAATTCACCCCAATCCGTATGATAGGAAGCAAAACGATCAACGGCATAAAACGAAGCCGCCGCATAAGGATTGACATCAGCCGCGCGTTGTCCGAATTCCCCTGCCAGATACATTTTGATAGCGCCAGCCGCAGGGCTGGCATAATTAGGGAAAGACACCTTGCGAACTTTATGCCCCTCTTTGATTAGCGCCTCCACTAATAAGCGCGTTTGCGTGGCTTTGCCACAGCCATCGCCTGCTTCTAAAATCAGCAGTTTTCCTTTACTCATTTCCACACCACCCTTATCGTCTCCAACGTACTATCAGCCATGCCTGACATATGCTGCCCTTGGCGTTTGCAGGCTGCAATCCAAGCAATCACGTCTGCAGTCAATTCTTCTCCAGGTAAAACAAGAGGAATTCCCGGCGGGTAGGGGGTAATTGCTTCCCCCGCGATCAGCCCTTGCGCTTCCCGCAACGACACACTGCGATATTCCGCTAAAGCCGCCTCGCGCGGTGCCAACCGTTGCGGCGGGACCGGCGGTAACGCCAGTGTTGCTTGTGAAGAATCACCGGGAGCCGGCATCTGCAATAGCTGAGGCAATGCTTGTCCCAAACGCTCCCAGTCTTGTTTGACATCAGCCAAGGACAACAACAGTAACAGTCGTTTTGCATCCGCCCATTCCACAGCAATCCCCTGACGCCGCAGTTGGCTGGCCGCAGCGTGACCCGACCAGCCTCGTACGGCCAGCGTTATCTTCGTAATATCCATTTGAAACGGCGCTGTCAGCGTCCCCGCCACACCGCCAACTATATCTACGCCCGCCAAAGCTTGCCAGCGGCGGCGCAGCTGCTCCGCCTGCTTCCAAAGCCGGCGGAGCCTTTCTTTACCCTCTTGTGCCAATTGCCAACGCGCCGCATCCAAAGAGGCCATCAAAACATAACTAGGACTGGAAGATTGCAGCCATTGCAGTGCGCTTTTCACCCGGCCTAAATCCAGCATACTGCCTTGCTGTACATGAAGCCAGGCACTTTGTGTCAATGATCCGGCCAGCTTATGTGCGCTTTGTACACAAGCGTCTGCACCGCAAGGCAATGCCATAGGTAAAGAGTCATCCGGCAGCCATGGAAAATGAACGCCATGAGCCTCATCAACAAGCGCCATAAGTCCATGCTCGCGGCAAATTCGAATCAACGCCGCTAAATCACCAGTCACACCTTGATACGTCGGGTTGACAAAAAAAGCAGCCTTAGCTTGGGGATATGTCTTTACAGCCTGTAAAAAATCCGCTGCATCCAGGCCCAACGGCACGCCACTGCTTTCGTCTTGACGCACCTGCAAAAAAATCGGCTTAGCCCCAGACAATATTAACCCAGACAATACAGCGCGATGCGCATTACGCGGCACCAAGATTTCGTCTCCTGGCCGCAGGCATGCTAAAAGCAACGCTGCAATCCCGACACTACTGCCATTAATCAGAAAAAAAGAAGCTGCCGCTCCGTAAAGATCGGCCAACAGTCTTTGCGCTTCGGCAATACAGCCCTCCGGCTCCTGCAAATCATCCAGACCGGCAATCTCCGTCACATCTGACTGCCACAGTTTGGGGCCTAGCAATTCTTGCGCTGGCAGTGGTGCTCCTACGCCGCCCTTATGGCCTGGCATGTGCTGGCGCAATGCATGCTCCCTTATATAATTTTCCAACGCCTGTACCAAAGGCAAGCGGTTTTGATCCATATATTCTCCTTGCGCTTCACCATCGCTGACACGAACAGAGGATATCTGCACTTTTATGCAGAACTTCCTGTTCAGTATACCACTAAAAGGAGCATCTGTTATGAAGCATATAGCGATTCTTACTGGCGGCGGCGATTGCCCCGGACTTAATGCCGTCATCCGTAGCGTTGTCAAAATGGCCTCGCAGCACCACATTAAAGTCACTGGCATAAAAAATGGCTTTTCCGGCTTAATTCATGGCAAAACCCTGCGCTTAAATTTACAAAGCGTCAGCGGCTTATTGCATCGCGGCGGCACCATTTTGGGCACAACCAACCGCGACAACCCATTTTCTTATGCCAGTAAAACCGGTTCAGAAGACACCTATGTCGATAGAAGCCAAGATGTCCTCCATCATTTGCGCCAATGGGAAATCGACGGCCTTATCGTCGTCGGCGGCGACGGCTCTTTGCATATCGCCAATCAGTTTGCCGCTTTAGGCGTGCCTATTGTAGGCGTTCCCAAAACCATTGACAATGATTTATCCGCCACAGACTACACCTTTGGTTTCGAGTCTGCTGTCACTACAGCAGTAGATGCCCTTGACAAATTACATACTACCGCCGAATCTCACCACCGAGTCATGCTGCTAGAAGTGATGGGACGCTATACAGGCTGGATTGCCTTGCAGGCTGGCATTGCCGGCGGTGCGGATGTGATTGTGATCCCTGAAATCCCTTATGACATCAAAAAAATCATCACCGCTATCAAAAAGCGCAACTCTCTGGGGAAAAGCTTCAGTATCATCGTCGTAGCAGAGGGAGCCAAACCCCTAGGCGGCGGCTATACTGTCCAACGTTTAGTCGAAGGCAGCCCCGATCCGCGACGACTAGGAGGCGTCAGCCACCATCTGGCCAATGATATCGAAGCGCTTACGTCGCTGGAAACGAGAGTCACCATTCTAGGGCATCTGCAACGAGGCGGCTCGCCCACGGCTTTTGACCGTCTTTTGGCCTCCCGCTATGGAACAGCAGCCGTACAATGCTTGCTAGACGGAAAATCTGGCTGTATGACTGCTCTGCATGGTTCTGATATTGTATCGGTCCCCTTAGCAAGTGCTATCGGGGAACTCAAAACCGTCCCCATTCAGGGAGAGCTTGTTCAAACTGCTAAAAATCTGGGGATTTCCTTTGGAGACTGATAAAACAACATTCTCCAATAACAAAGGACGGCCTGTGAAAAGAATAGCTCTTTCATGACCGTCCCAACTTCCTGCTGCGCTGCGCTTATTCTAATTCGTCAGCTTCTTCCAAAGGAATTTTCAAGAACAGCTGCGTTCCCGCCCCTGGTTCAGACTGAACGCGCAAATCACCCTTTAAAATATTAGCGCGCTCCCGCATCCCCAGCAAACCGAAGCACTCATCAGAAATTTTTTCATCCAAAGAAAACCCTCGTCCGTCGTCCTGAATCAAGACCTGCAACGTTTTAGGGCGATATTCCATTACCACCTGAACCTGCTTAGCATTGGCATGTTTTTCTACATTATGCAAAGCCTCTTGTACAATGCGAAAAACAGCCGTCTCTCGATAGGCGTCCATACTTACTTCCTTGCCCAGCACACGCAGTTGCGCTTCCACACCGCTTTGCTCCCGACAACTCTGGCAAAGCCCTTTCAATGTCGCTACCAAGCCCAAATCATCCAAGGACATAGGACGCAAATCGCAGATAATCTTGCGCACCTCCCGCAAACAGCCGCGTACCTGTTCGCGCAGATCCGCCAGCTCCGCTTTGGCTCGTTGGCTATCGCGATCTACCATACGTTCACAAATCTCCGTACGAAACACAAGATTGGCCATAGTCTGCGCCGGGCCGTCGTGAATTTCCCGGGCCACTCGGCGGCGTTCCTCTTCCTGCGCGTGAATAATCTGCGCACCTAGCCGCTGAGTCTGCTGCAGCGACTCAATATGCTCCACAACGTCATCCATCTGCGTCCCTAGGTAGCCGAGCACGGCTCCTACCTGCGAAACCAGGCGCTGCGCCTTTTGGGCCGTCAGCTCTAACGTTCGCAAACGAAGTTCCATTTCATCCCGGCGCAAACGCAGATTCAGCTCACATTCTCTGGCTACCGCCAGCTCCACCTGCAAGTCTCGCGCCATATCATATGATTTTCTGACGTCTTCTTCACTAAACTGACGAAAGCATTTGCTTACTTCCATCAAGTTAATGCGGGCTTGCTTCTCTTTAATTTCCAGCTTGTCCACCCGGTCAATGGTAGTTGCCGCCTCTTCTTTCAGGCGCAACAAGTCCCGGCGCAGCTTTTCCACCTCGCCGCAAGCGGCTTCATACACTTCATATATCTCACTTTTGCTCTCCTCAATCGCTTCCACCGTTCGTTTTACGATCGAGTCGAGCATTTTTGCATCCAATTTTGTTGCGCTTGCGTCCATTTGGGACCTCCCTGTTCTTTGCTTCGCTCTTATTAGTAAAAAAAAGCATTCGCAGAACCTCATCTTCTGCGAATGCTTTTTTTGCGACCCTACACAGCCATGCTAACGTCTTCGTTGCAGTCCTGCCTGGCTCAGGTGCTGCAAAACACGTCACTATGAACAGGCTTCCCTGCCAAAACAGCTGTCTTGCGCCGCATCTTCCATATTGGTTCGTCTTAAGAACGCCCAAACACGGAAGCTAAGTCTTTCAAGCCGAACCGTCATTAAACAGCCTTGCTTGTCCAACTCTTTCACTTAAACATTAGCAAAAGACTCGAATTGCGTCAATATTCCATTATTAAATTAATCAGCCATTACTTAAAACCAATGTTAGGCGAGTCAATGCTTCCGGCCAAGTAACAGCAACCATCTCTACTTCTCCGCAAACAGCAGCCACACCCTCGGCTACGTTCTTTCTTACCACCTGGCGCCCTTGTTGCTTCAGCAAATATTGCAGCTTCTCCGCCGCCATCTCGTTGGTAGAAAAGCACGGCACCTCTTCCGCATAGTCTTGACGATGCTTCAAGCCGTCCCATTCTTCTTCGCGCATGGTACGATACATGCCCTTAAAGGCAGCCAGCGATTCTTTCGCCATCAGCCATTTTACCGCCATTTCCTCGCTGAACTGCAAGGTATGCGTGACCCAGCAATAAGCGCCGCTAGCCACCGCTGCTGCTGCATCCAATTCGCGCCCTTGCAGCGTTTTTTCGCCAGCCTCTATCTTCATAGCTCTTGCCTCCTAGCTTCTGTTGACACTGCTACACGAGCCTGCATTTTATGCCGACGAAATAGATACACTCCGAGAACCATAAAAACGCTTACAAGTACAAACCCGACAATTGCTTCTGTCTTATACTTCTCAAACATAGCCAACGCTTGGGGGCCATAATAGTAAATCAACAGCCCTTCCACTAAAAACCGTTTCGCGCGCCCCAAAAAAGAAAAGACGAAGAAAAGTCCCAGATTTACTCGAAAAGCACCAGCGCTAATAGAAACAAACTTATAGGGAATCGGCGACATAGCCGCCAAGAACACCGCCAACGCACCATACTTTTCCATCCAGCTGCGAATAGTCTCCAAGTGCCGTTCTGGAACAATACGCCGCAACGCGGGTTCACCAAAGCGATGACCGACGTAATAGCCGATAAAGCCTCCCAAAACCGAAGTAAGGGTTGTCCAGACGGCATACCAGATCGCTTGCTCCGGATTAGCCAGCGCCATAGGAATCAGCAGTAAATCCGGTAAAATCGGAGAAATAAAAGACTCCAGGAATGCCACGGTCAGCAGCCCCCATAACCCATATGTTTGAAAAAAGGCGACTCCGTCCTGTAGCCAGGCTGTCTCCATGCTTCGCACCTGTCCTTCCTAACTCTAAACATCACTGTCTTTGTTCTTTGGCAAATCTCATTCTTATATTATAGCAATCTCTGGAGGTCACTGCAATTGCTTTTGCCGTTCCTTACGCAACAACAAAGCCTGCCGCAAAACGCCTGCTTCATTTTTTAGCATTTCGCTTTGAATGCGCAGCAACAAATTTTTCTGAAACGCCCCAACCTGCGGACCGCTGCCCAATTCCGCCGCAATGTCGCCGCCGGAAATGGCTAACTGCGAGACAAAAAAAGGCGTCTGTTTTAAAATGGGTTCCACCTGCTGCAGCAACTGCTCCAACGAATCGTTCGGCCTGGTACGCGTCGCCGTCGCATCCGCCCAATATAATGCAAACAGCTGAGTTACTGCCTGTTGCAACTCCCCTACGTCGCGGAACGACACCGCGCGTTTACGCAGCCAGCGCACCACCGATTTACGGGACAAATCCGGCGCATGCATATGATTACGAACCAACCAAATCACGCGTCTAGCTACCTGCGGATCTACCCGTAGCCGACGTAGTATATCTTCTGCAAGTTCCGTGCCTACCACATCATGGCGATGATCGGTCCACTCCCCCTGCGCATTTACACTTCGTACTCCCGGCAAGCCCTTCGCCACGTCATGCAGCAGTGCCGCCCAACGCAAAACCAACTGCGGTTCAATCCGTTCCACCGTATCCAATACATGACGCCAAGCATTCAAACGATGGTGCTTTGGATTTTGCGGCAATTGATATAAATGCATAATTTCCGGCAAAATCGGCACGTTCTGCTCCACACCCTCGTCTTTCGCACGGCAAGTTTCGGCAAGCAAGCCCGTCATACGCAATACATGGATGCCCTTAGCCGCATGCCTAGCCAGCAGCGTCTTCTCCAGTTCATTGCGCACCCGTTCCACTGACAACCCCCGCACCCGCTCCCGATTGGCTACAATGGCTGGAAAAATATCCGAGTCAAAAGAAAAGCCCAACTGCGCCATGAAACGGGCAGCCCGAAACATGCGCAAGCCATCCTCGGCAAAGCGGACGCTAGCGTCTCCCACTGCCCGTAGACGACCTAATCGCAAGTCGCTCAAACCGTCAAACGGATCATAGAGATCGCCGTTCACATCCAGGCATAAGGTATTAATTGTAAAGTCCCGGCGACTTAAATCTTCCAATAAGGAGTCGCCCCACTCCACTTTTTTCGGTCTGTGGCTGTCTTCGCCATACTCTTCCCTGCGGAAAGTGGTAACATCATAAGGAATGCCTGCTATTACAACCAGTACACTGCCAAATCTCGCACCCACGTCGCTAGTCTTCCAGCCCCGTCTAATAGCCATGGCACGAATATCGTCCGGCTTGGCATTGGTGCAGATATCAACGTCAATATGATTCACGCCCAGGAACAAATCCCTCACTGCACCGCCTACCATATATGCCTGCCAGCCTTCCTGAGTCAGCGCTTCTAGAATTTTTCGGGCTTGCTTCATAACCGCCTCCACGTCTCCTTGCACTTTCAACCACATGGCAGCTATCGCCTCATTTCCGCATGCACGCCTGCAAAATCAAGCAATGTGTGGTGTATTTCCATTTCATTATAGCATGAACCCTGCTTGAGAGCCTCTGCTTTACCAGACTTTCGCCGCATTGTGTCGAAATCATGACTTTTTTGCTATGTATGCAGGAACTGACTAACGTACGCCGAAATCAAAAGACGGGATAAACCGCACCAATCACTACTTATTGAATCAGCATAAGCAAAGGAGCATCTACATGTCAGACACCAACACCGATGATTTATTATCACCACGCGCCGCTTTCGCCTTGCGAGTGCTTACGGTTGTTCTCTTGGCCATAGGTCTGGCCCTGGGAGTATATTTCTGGTATCAAAACACCGCTACCCTAAAAAGTTCGGATGCCCGTATTCAAGGAGCTCTTTACAGCCAAACCGCCCGGGCTTCCGGCCAAATTTTAGAAGTTCTAGTAAAAGACGGCGATGTCGTAGAAAAGGGAAGCCCCTTGCTCACTCTGCACTTTCCTGAACTGGATAAGCAAAAAGAAGACGCTTCAGCCGCGCTTGTCGCCGCTCGCGCACTTTATGCACAGGTCAGCCAAGGCCGACCAGGTCGGTCCCTGCAAACAGGCGGCAGTGTTGACAGCGGCGCCGTAGCGCGCCTGGAGCAAGCGGCCCAACATTACCAAAAGATGCAAGAACTGTACGCACTAGGAGGTATCAGTGCTGCCGCCCGTGATCGCGCCGCCAGCGCCTACGAGCAAGCCCGCCAGGCAGCCAGTGCGTCTCCTGTAATGACCACAACCCCCAGTCAACCGCCTGACCCCAATGAAGTCCGTATGGCCCAACAACAAATCCAGCAAGCCGAACAAAAATTAGCCGCTCTGCAATCATTAGAACAGCAAAAAATCGTCATCGCCCCAACCAGTGGCACTGTTTCCTTACTGAGCGTTCGCGCTGGTGATAGCGTCGCCGCCGGACAACCGTTGCTGGCTGTCATTTCTAATACTGAGCTTTGGCTCACTGTCCGAGTTGAGACAAGCGATGCCACTAGACTGAAAACAAGCCAACACGTAAATTTCATTCTGCGTGATCTGCCTGGACAAACATTTACCGGTGAAGTTCTGGAAACCTCCGCTGCCGGCGCGACTGGGCAGCGTCAACCGATCAAGGTTTCTTTACCAAGCGATCCCCCGTCTCTTTTCAAACCAGGCATGCTGGCTGACGCCGAATTTATCTTTTAATGCAATTACGAAAAAGAACTGTGAAATCTCTCAAAAGAGATTTCACAGTTCTTTTTCGTGGCTTCTTACGGCTGAAAATGATCCTTCATAGCCATTACGGCAGCAAAGGCATGTTC
This genomic window from uncultured Anaeromusa sp. contains:
- a CDS encoding aminotransferase class I/II-fold pyridoxal phosphate-dependent enzyme, whose protein sequence is MQISSVRVSDGEAQGEYMDQNRLPLVQALENYIREHALRQHMPGHKGGVGAPLPAQELLGPKLWQSDVTEIAGLDDLQEPEGCIAEAQRLLADLYGAAASFFLINGSSVGIAALLLACLRPGDEILVPRNAHRAVLSGLILSGAKPIFLQVRQDESSGVPLGLDAADFLQAVKTYPQAKAAFFVNPTYQGVTGDLAALIRICREHGLMALVDEAHGVHFPWLPDDSLPMALPCGADACVQSAHKLAGSLTQSAWLHVQQGSMLDLGRVKSALQWLQSSSPSYVLMASLDAARWQLAQEGKERLRRLWKQAEQLRRRWQALAGVDIVGGVAGTLTAPFQMDITKITLAVRGWSGHAAASQLRRQGIAVEWADAKRLLLLLSLADVKQDWERLGQALPQLLQMPAPGDSSQATLALPPVPPQRLAPREAALAEYRSVSLREAQGLIAGEAITPYPPGIPLVLPGEELTADVIAWIAACKRQGQHMSGMADSTLETIRVVWK
- a CDS encoding thymidylate kinase; translation: MSKGKLLILEAGDGCGKATQTRLLVEALIKEGHKVRKVSFPNYASPAAGAIKMYLAGEFGQRAADVNPYAAASFYAVDRFASYHTDWGEFYRQGGIVIADRYATSNMVHQAVKVPPGEPRKDFLSWLWDLEFEKFALPVPDAVFFLDVPPALSAVLIAARESEQRKRDIHEQDTAYLEACYSLYRQLAVQYGWQQVNCAPQGKLRCVEEIHKEILTRALELCSCGS
- a CDS encoding sensor histidine kinase → MDASATKLDAKMLDSIVKRTVEAIEESKSEIYEVYEAACGEVEKLRRDLLRLKEEAATTIDRVDKLEIKEKQARINLMEVSKCFRQFSEEDVRKSYDMARDLQVELAVARECELNLRLRRDEMELRLRTLELTAQKAQRLVSQVGAVLGYLGTQMDDVVEHIESLQQTQRLGAQIIHAQEEERRRVAREIHDGPAQTMANLVFRTEICERMVDRDSQRAKAELADLREQVRGCLREVRKIICDLRPMSLDDLGLVATLKGLCQSCREQSGVEAQLRVLGKEVSMDAYRETAVFRIVQEALHNVEKHANAKQVQVVMEYRPKTLQVLIQDDGRGFSLDEKISDECFGLLGMRERANILKGDLRVQSEPGAGTQLFLKIPLEEADELE
- the rsmI gene encoding 16S rRNA (cytidine(1402)-2'-O)-methyltransferase — protein: MHPGMLYLCPTPIGNLEDITLRVLRILREADVVAAEDTRHSRKLLTHFEIHKPLVSYHEHNKAERGPELLQRLLAGESIALVSDAGMPGIADPGADLVRLALEAGVPVVPLPGANAALTALIASGLPSEQFQFLGFLPKTTKKRRVLLEEASSYPGTLLFYEAPHRLLATLKELQIAFGNRQAVAVRELTKKFEEFIRGDLASIEAHFQTVSPRGEFTLLCAGAEPEATDAALEANPAVRMADAVAEVGRLVAAGEHKKDAIRKIASQKKLGRRDLYQAVIKEAEEN
- a CDS encoding methyltransferase translates to MIGVRLHRPERVDDLGLGGLRIIQHPRSFCFSLDAVLLAHFVRLRSQDQVVDLGAGNGAISLLLAARGARAVAAVELDEAAASRAARSIHLSHRSDQIQVYCGDYRQTLPQLTRGVWDVVVANPPYFQPERGRGSVQKGLARQEVTATLIDVLKAARRLVRFRGRVALVHRADRMVDVLAAMREEKLEPKRLQLVQPRAGAPANLLLIEGIHGGRPGLEALAPLIVYEADGAYTAQLLACYEAVPTRIQ
- a CDS encoding stage 0 sporulation family protein; translation: MPKVIGVRFKKAGKIYYFAPSEGTLALGDAVIVETARGLEFGEVVIPVRDVEDESVVQPLKSVLRKANHKDKEKVKQNKAKEEEAFKVCEKKIEEHKLPMKLVDVEYTFDVNKIIFYFTADGRIDFRELVKDLAAVFRTRIELRQIGVRDEAKMMGGIGCCGRPLCCATFLGDFEPVSIRMAKEQNLSLNPTKISGICGRLMCCLKYESDGYRKCCKRAQPPKVGSTVMTPQGEGKVTIVSNNKHMATVELADQGGMVQLSWEEVAEKA
- a CDS encoding DNA polymerase III subunit delta' C-terminal domain-containing protein; its protein translation is MMLRWESLKGQDSAVAALQQMLRQEQSPHAFLFTGIDGIGKRLAAKTLIAALLCREQDRPCGVCPSCRQVELEEHGQMQVLRPEGTAIKISQIRDLLPRLLLSGGQARFFVLIDGAELMNQEAANSLLKMLEEPPAGVYFMLLAQRVEQLLPTVRSRCCLVPLQKLAAPLLETMLQSRGFTPEAASLASSVAAGSLGEALLFLEEGRQTLRDEVWQALKARGKAAWRLGELWGKEERPQVQLRLRYLSLLLRDMLVLRQQAAIPLFHPDLEEELHQESQQWTDKGLTQALHAVEETRRNIRFHAVLRLALEALWLAVSEAKEGSGFYAEGNRRSF
- a CDS encoding YaaR family protein, with product MKIDPRGISSIPLPKEKESGQRAEKSGRSFSASLSKANDDGYMERMGKLLDEITTQGEQLGQVPTYGELKKYRQLVQRFVGEAVGRMYNLQSQTGWDRFGRRKVYTLVKQIDENLSGLTEDVRQGQSQQLEIMGKLDAIRGMLVDLYT
- a CDS encoding ATP-dependent 6-phosphofructokinase, producing MKHIAILTGGGDCPGLNAVIRSVVKMASQHHIKVTGIKNGFSGLIHGKTLRLNLQSVSGLLHRGGTILGTTNRDNPFSYASKTGSEDTYVDRSQDVLHHLRQWEIDGLIVVGGDGSLHIANQFAALGVPIVGVPKTIDNDLSATDYTFGFESAVTTAVDALDKLHTTAESHHRVMLLEVMGRYTGWIALQAGIAGGADVIVIPEIPYDIKKIITAIKKRNSLGKSFSIIVVAEGAKPLGGGYTVQRLVEGSPDPRRLGGVSHHLANDIEALTSLETRVTILGHLQRGGSPTAFDRLLASRYGTAAVQCLLDGKSGCMTALHGSDIVSVPLASAIGELKTVPIQGELVQTAKNLGISFGD